TGAGGAGGTGGAAAGATTTATTAAAATTTTACCAAATCCAAGTTTTTAAGAAAAACTTAGAAAAAGTCGTGATAGAATAAAATATTATTTAATATTTAAAGAAAGGAGTTCAAATGACTATTATCCCAACTCCTTGGGTAATGGCACTAGTTTTTTTTACTTTTCTTATTTTGATTTATCTGTTGAATCGCATTTTGTATAAACCTTTATTGGGCTTTATGGATGCAAGAGATTCTTCGATAAAAAAAGATAGTGAGGGTATAGAAGGTAATGCAGCGGATGTAAAAGCATTAAAGGCGGAGGCAGAAGCAATTTTACAAAATGCAAGGCAAGAAGCAAGTCTTATAAAAAATAAGGCACAAGACAATGCTAAGCAAATTGCTGATACGAAAATCACACAAAAAAAAGAGGAGTTAAATTCAAAGCATAATGAATTTATTGTTATTCTTGAGGAAGAAAGAAAAG
This portion of the Helicobacter canadensis MIT 98-5491 genome encodes:
- a CDS encoding FoF1 ATP synthase subunit B'; amino-acid sequence: MTIIPTPWVMALVFFTFLILIYLLNRILYKPLLGFMDARDSSIKKDSEGIEGNAADVKALKAEAEAILQNARQEASLIKNKAQDNAKQIADTKITQKKEELNSKHNEFIVILEEERKELKNSLLSKIPLFEDSLKAKLLKL